One window from the genome of Roseomonas haemaphysalidis encodes:
- the hslV gene encoding ATP-dependent protease subunit HslV, translating to MNTTTPHDPIGWHGTTILCVRKNGQVAMAGDGQVSLGQTVVKGNARKVRRIANGKVVTGFAGATADAFTLLERLEAKLERFPDQLERAAVELAKDWRTDRYLRRLEALLAVADKDRSLLITGNGDVLEPEDSIIGIGSGGNYALAAARALIDVEGMSAEDVARKSMKIAAEICVYTNGRMVLETL from the coding sequence ATGAATACGACGACACCCCATGATCCGATCGGCTGGCACGGCACCACCATTCTCTGCGTCCGCAAGAATGGCCAGGTGGCCATGGCCGGCGATGGCCAGGTCAGCCTTGGGCAGACCGTGGTGAAGGGCAATGCGCGCAAGGTACGGCGCATCGCCAATGGCAAGGTGGTGACCGGCTTCGCCGGCGCCACGGCGGACGCCTTCACGCTGCTGGAGCGGCTGGAAGCGAAGCTGGAGCGCTTCCCCGACCAGTTGGAGCGCGCGGCGGTGGAGCTGGCCAAGGACTGGCGCACCGACCGCTATCTGCGCCGGCTGGAGGCGCTGCTGGCGGTGGCGGACAAGGACCGCTCGCTTTTGATCACCGGCAATGGCGACGTGCTGGAGCCCGAGGATTCCATCATCGGCATCGGCTCGGGCGGCAATTATGCGCTGGCGGCGGCCCGTGCGCTGATCGACGTGGAAGGGATGTCGGCGGAGGACGTGGCGCGCAAGTCCATGAAGATCGCGGCGGAGATCTGCGTCTACACGAATGGCCGCATGGTGCTGGAGACGCTTTGA
- a CDS encoding bifunctional metallophosphatase/5'-nucleotidase, whose protein sequence is MTLSRRALLSASLALPLALPALRRAAADPAARLSLLHMNDFHSKHEGTDSGSASCRMDKPCLGGSARLAGALSMGRREAEAEGRAVLQIDGGDQFMGSLFYTAHKGRAESAVQRAVGTEVMTLGNHEFDNGPAVLADYARSLPFPLLSANLDTAREPLLAGLVKPFTVIQRGGARIGIIGVTTETTPQLSSPGPTVAFTNAAEAVERHIAALRAEGPTTILVLSHLGFAEDQRLAAAVRGIDVIAGAHSHTLLANGLAGAESPHPTLVDSPDRPVRIVQAACYGRYLGRLDLDLEADGRVAAHGGQVREITPDIPADEKVAAIVAEYAAPLESWRRRPVATLSEALSLQGCREGECAIGSLMAEAMLAADPTANIAITNGGGLRAGLPAGTVTWGDVLTVLPFSNTLANVTLRGGAIRQALENGVSLVGENAGRFPQVAGLRFTFAAAAPKGQRIRDVEVRDGNGFMPLDNDRAYRVVTNNFMRRGGDGYVSFQQDALEAYDAGPALEDILVAYMERNPRGSWATDGRVVRN, encoded by the coding sequence CTGCCGGCCTTGCGCCGCGCCGCCGCCGACCCGGCGGCGCGCTTGTCGCTGCTGCACATGAACGACTTCCATTCCAAGCATGAGGGCACCGATTCGGGCAGCGCCTCCTGCCGCATGGACAAGCCCTGCCTGGGCGGCAGCGCGCGCCTGGCCGGCGCCTTGTCCATGGGCCGGCGGGAAGCTGAAGCCGAAGGCCGCGCGGTGCTGCAGATCGACGGCGGCGACCAGTTCATGGGCAGCCTGTTCTACACCGCCCACAAGGGCCGCGCCGAGTCGGCCGTGCAGCGCGCCGTCGGCACCGAGGTCATGACGCTGGGCAACCACGAGTTCGACAACGGCCCCGCCGTGCTGGCCGACTACGCCCGCTCGCTGCCCTTCCCGCTGCTGTCGGCCAACCTGGATACGGCGCGCGAGCCGCTGCTGGCCGGTCTGGTGAAGCCCTTCACGGTGATCCAGCGGGGCGGCGCCCGCATCGGCATCATCGGCGTCACCACGGAAACCACGCCGCAGCTTTCCTCTCCCGGCCCCACCGTCGCCTTCACCAACGCGGCCGAGGCGGTGGAGCGACACATCGCGGCGCTGCGTGCCGAGGGGCCGACCACCATCCTGGTGCTGTCCCACCTGGGCTTCGCCGAGGACCAGCGGCTGGCCGCCGCCGTGCGCGGCATCGACGTGATCGCCGGCGCGCACAGCCACACCCTGCTGGCCAACGGCCTGGCCGGCGCCGAAAGCCCGCACCCGACCCTGGTGGACAGCCCGGACCGCCCCGTGCGCATCGTCCAGGCCGCCTGCTACGGCCGCTACCTCGGCCGCCTGGACCTGGACCTGGAGGCGGATGGCCGCGTGGCCGCCCATGGCGGGCAGGTGCGCGAGATCACCCCCGACATCCCGGCCGACGAGAAGGTCGCCGCCATTGTCGCCGAATACGCGGCACCGCTGGAAAGCTGGCGCCGCCGCCCCGTCGCCACCCTGTCCGAGGCGCTGAGCCTGCAGGGCTGCCGCGAAGGCGAATGCGCCATCGGCAGCCTGATGGCGGAAGCCATGCTGGCCGCCGACCCCACCGCCAACATCGCCATCACCAACGGCGGCGGCCTGCGCGCCGGCCTGCCCGCCGGCACCGTCACCTGGGGCGACGTGCTGACCGTGCTGCCCTTCTCCAACACCCTGGCCAACGTCACGCTGCGCGGCGGCGCCATCCGCCAGGCGCTGGAAAACGGCGTCTCCCTGGTCGGCGAGAACGCCGGCCGCTTTCCGCAGGTGGCCGGGCTGCGCTTCACCTTCGCCGCCGCAGCCCCCAAGGGACAGCGCATCCGGGACGTGGAGGTGCGGGACGGCAACGGCTTCATGCCGCTCGACAACGACCGCGCCTACCGCGTGGTCACCAACAACTTCATGCGCCGCGGCGGCGACGGCTACGTGTCATTCCAGCAGGACGCGCTGGAAGCCTACGACGCCGGGCCGGCACTGGAGGATATCCTGGTGGCGTACATGGAGCGCAACCCGCGCGGGTCCTGGGCGACGGATGGGCGGGTGGTGCGGAACTGA